A section of the Paralichthys olivaceus isolate ysfri-2021 chromosome 16, ASM2471397v2, whole genome shotgun sequence genome encodes:
- the LOC109647497 gene encoding RING finger protein 11-like, which produces MGNCLKSPTSDDISLLHESQSDRASFGDGMDPDLEPPPPYQEQAHMPMYHPTPSQARLATQLTEEEQIRIAQRIGLIQHLPKGVYDGGKDGSEKKIRECVICMLDFVYGDPIRFLPCMHIYHMDCIDDWLMRSFTCPSCMEPVDAALLSTYETN; this is translated from the exons ATGGGCAACTGTCTCAAGTCTCCCACTTCAGACGACATCTCTCTGCTTCATGAATCCCAGTCAGACAGAGCGAGTTTCGGGGACGGGATGGACCCGGACCTTGAACCACCTCCGCCGTACCAG GAGCAGGCTCATATGCCCATGTACCATCCCACACCCAGCCAGGCCCGTCTGGCCACAcagctgacagaggaggagcagattcGCATAGCTCAGCGCATTGGCCTCATCCAGCACCTCCCGAAGGGCGTCTATGATGGAGGAAAAGACGGTTCTGAGAAAAAGATCAGAGA GTGCGTGATCTGTATGCTGGACTTTGTATACGGGGACCCCATCCGGTTCCTGCCATGTATGCACATCTACCACATGGACTGTATAGATGACTGGCTGATGAGATCCTTCACCTGCCCCTCCTGCATGGAGCCTGTGGATGCTGCCCTGCTCTCCACCTACGAGACCAACTGA